The proteins below come from a single Rhizobium sp. BT04 genomic window:
- a CDS encoding HAD family phosphatase, giving the protein MADAEPRLVIFDCDGVLVDSEPISISVLVAAMNDLGVSITEDQAYERFLGRSLSTLIDTLETEFNVHAGEEFLERIRTDLYARFRTELKPIDGIAATIDGLGVRCCVASSSQMERIRLSLSVTGLLDRLPDIFSATMVKRGKPAPDLFLHAAREMQVQPAHCLVVEDSPAGIAAAKAAGMTVFAFTGGSHANFAGYRAELDRLSPDVVFDAMPDLIHLVRNHKLDGTKI; this is encoded by the coding sequence ATGGCTGATGCTGAACCACGGCTGGTCATCTTCGATTGCGATGGCGTGCTCGTCGATAGCGAGCCGATCTCGATCAGCGTGCTGGTCGCGGCGATGAACGATCTCGGCGTCTCGATCACCGAAGACCAGGCCTATGAGCGCTTTCTCGGCCGCAGCCTGTCGACGCTCATCGATACGCTGGAAACCGAATTCAACGTCCACGCCGGCGAGGAATTTCTCGAGCGGATTCGCACCGATCTTTACGCCCGTTTCCGCACGGAACTGAAGCCGATCGACGGTATCGCGGCGACGATCGACGGGCTTGGTGTTCGCTGCTGCGTCGCCTCGTCCAGCCAGATGGAGCGGATTCGGCTGTCGCTGTCCGTCACCGGGCTACTCGACCGGCTGCCCGACATCTTCAGCGCGACGATGGTCAAGCGCGGCAAACCGGCGCCCGATCTCTTCCTGCATGCGGCGCGTGAAATGCAGGTCCAGCCGGCGCATTGCCTCGTCGTTGAGGACAGCCCGGCCGGCATTGCCGCCGCCAAGGCGGCCGGCATGACGGTCTTTGCCTTCACCGGCGGATCGCACGCCAACTTCGCCGGATATCGCGCCGAACTCGATCGTCTTTCGCCTGACGTGGTGTTTGACGCCATGCCGGATTTGATACACCTTGTCCGCAACCATAAGCTGGACGGGACCAAGATTTGA
- a CDS encoding mannitol dehydrogenase family protein has product MTCKLSLATLSDVARTAAIPCYDRASLKAGIVHFGVGNFHRAHQAIYLDDLFNAGTDHDWAIVGAGVLPSDAAMREKLAAQDFLTTVVEQDNNKTAARVTAPMIDILPVGDPAAIIARLADPEIRIVSLTITEGGYFIDASGRFNPAHPAIAADGQNPDAPKTVFGLIVAGLKARNARGIGPFTVMSCDNIPHNGIVTANAVVGTAALSDPGFADWIRENVAFPNAMVDRITPATGQREIDFLRDNFEIEDNWPVYCEEFKQWVLEDKFTAGRPALEKVGVTFVPDVTPYEHMKIRILNGGHAAIAYPAALMDIHFVHDSMEDPLIRAFLAKLENDEIIPIVPPVPNTSLTEYFALIEHRLLNPKIADTIPRLAQDGSNRQPKFILPSTLDNLRQGKDVVGLALVSALWCRYFAGKTDSGKDIVFNDASAERLHAAALKAKDDPSAFLVFDDVFGEVAKSELFRKRFGHALKTLWEKGTRETLQLYLDGKLAV; this is encoded by the coding sequence ATGACGTGCAAATTATCGCTGGCAACGCTTTCGGACGTGGCGCGCACTGCCGCCATCCCTTGTTATGACAGGGCGTCGCTGAAAGCCGGCATCGTGCACTTCGGCGTCGGCAATTTCCACCGTGCCCATCAGGCGATCTATCTCGACGATCTCTTCAACGCTGGCACGGATCACGACTGGGCGATCGTCGGCGCCGGCGTGCTGCCGTCGGATGCCGCTATGCGCGAAAAGCTTGCGGCACAGGATTTCCTGACGACTGTGGTCGAGCAGGACAACAACAAAACGGCGGCGCGCGTCACCGCGCCGATGATCGATATCCTGCCGGTCGGCGATCCCGCCGCGATCATCGCCAGGCTCGCCGATCCCGAAATCCGCATCGTCTCGCTGACGATCACCGAGGGTGGTTATTTCATCGATGCATCGGGCCGATTCAATCCGGCCCATCCGGCGATCGCCGCCGACGGGCAGAATCCCGACGCGCCGAAGACGGTGTTCGGCCTGATCGTTGCCGGCCTGAAGGCGCGCAACGCCAGGGGTATCGGTCCCTTCACTGTCATGTCCTGCGACAATATTCCCCATAACGGCATCGTCACCGCCAATGCCGTGGTCGGCACGGCTGCCCTTTCGGATCCCGGTTTTGCCGACTGGATCCGGGAAAATGTCGCCTTCCCGAACGCGATGGTCGACCGCATCACGCCTGCAACCGGCCAGCGGGAGATCGATTTCCTCAGGGACAATTTTGAGATCGAGGACAATTGGCCGGTCTATTGCGAGGAATTCAAGCAATGGGTGCTGGAGGATAAGTTCACCGCCGGCCGGCCGGCGCTGGAAAAGGTCGGGGTGACCTTCGTTCCCGATGTCACGCCCTACGAGCATATGAAGATCCGCATCCTCAATGGCGGGCATGCCGCGATCGCCTATCCGGCGGCGCTGATGGATATTCATTTCGTCCATGATTCCATGGAGGATCCGCTCATTCGCGCTTTCCTTGCCAAGCTCGAAAACGACGAGATCATTCCGATCGTGCCGCCGGTGCCGAACACGTCGCTGACCGAGTATTTCGCCCTGATCGAGCATCGCCTGCTCAATCCGAAGATTGCCGACACCATTCCGCGTCTGGCGCAGGACGGTTCGAACCGTCAGCCGAAATTCATCCTGCCGTCGACGCTCGACAATCTGCGCCAGGGCAAGGATGTCGTCGGCCTGGCGCTGGTTTCTGCACTCTGGTGCCGTTATTTCGCCGGCAAGACCGATAGCGGCAAGGATATCGTCTTCAACGACGCCAGCGCCGAGCGCCTGCATGCAGCGGCGCTGAAAGCCAAGGACGATCCTTCAGCCTTCCTCGTCTTCGACGACGTTTTCGGCGAAGTGGCAAAATCCGAGCTTTTTCGCAAGCGTTTTGGCCATGCGCTTAAAACCCTGTGGGAAAAAGGCACGCGGGAGACGCTGCAACTCTATCTCGACGGCAAGCTCGCAGTGTAA
- a CDS encoding ROK family protein — translation MIISFDIGGSAIKGGIARSETDIVPLGRRPTPKDDFAAFVETLRAIIAETGEEPSRIALSIAGVVDPDTQRLICANIPCIHERRLAADLEAELGLAVLVANDADCFAMAEAGLGAGRGHRIVFGAILGTGVGGGLVADGRLVNEAGGFAGEWGHGPIIASAAGNPPVAIPAYACGCGQKGCVDTVGGARGLERLHQTLHDLDLSSEEIIDQWQRGEEKATRTIDVYVDLVASPLALTVNITGATIVPVGGGLSNVELLLTELDHAVRARILRKFDRPLVVSSECRIEPGLIGAALLGLKAEAA, via the coding sequence ATGATCATTTCATTCGATATCGGTGGCTCCGCCATCAAGGGCGGCATCGCCCGCTCCGAGACGGATATCGTTCCCCTCGGCCGCCGCCCGACGCCCAAGGATGATTTCGCCGCTTTCGTCGAGACCCTGCGCGCCATCATCGCCGAGACCGGCGAAGAGCCGAGCCGCATCGCGCTGTCCATCGCCGGCGTCGTCGATCCAGATACGCAGCGGCTGATCTGCGCCAACATTCCCTGTATCCACGAACGTAGGCTCGCAGCCGATCTCGAAGCCGAACTCGGCTTGGCCGTACTGGTCGCCAACGACGCCGACTGTTTTGCCATGGCCGAAGCCGGCCTCGGCGCCGGCCGCGGCCACCGCATCGTCTTCGGCGCCATCCTCGGCACCGGCGTCGGCGGCGGCCTGGTTGCCGACGGCCGCCTCGTCAACGAGGCCGGCGGTTTTGCCGGCGAATGGGGTCACGGGCCGATCATCGCATCTGCAGCCGGCAATCCGCCTGTGGCCATCCCGGCCTATGCCTGCGGCTGCGGCCAGAAGGGCTGCGTCGACACCGTCGGCGGCGCCCGCGGCCTGGAGCGGCTGCACCAGACGCTGCACGATCTCGACCTTTCCAGCGAGGAGATCATCGACCAGTGGCAACGTGGCGAGGAAAAGGCGACACGCACCATCGACGTCTACGTCGATCTCGTCGCCTCGCCCCTGGCGCTGACCGTCAACATAACAGGCGCGACCATCGTGCCGGTCGGCGGCGGGCTTTCCAATGTCGAGCTGCTGCTTACCGAGCTCGACCACGCCGTGCGCGCCCGCATCCTGCGCAAATTCGACCGCCCGCTGGTGGTATCAAGCGAATGCCGCATCGAACCCGGCCTGATCGGCGCCGCACTGCTGGGACTGAAGGCCGAGGCGGCCTAG
- a CDS encoding carbohydrate ABC transporter permease, with product MARKVTTKRKLIVTAIAWTLGILIFFPILWTFLTSFKSEADAIASPPQFLFFHWTTENYAEVQSRSNYLSHFMNSVIISFGSTLIGLIIAIPAAWAMAFSPTKRTKDVLMWMLSTKMMPPVGALIPIYLMFRNSGLLDTRTGLVIVLTLINLPIIVWMLYTYFKEIPGEILEAARMDGASLMKEIVYVLTPMAVPGIASTLLLNIILAWNEAFWTLNLTASKAAPLTAFIASYSSPEGLFYAKLSAASTMAIAPILILGWFSQKQLVRGLTFGAVK from the coding sequence ATGGCCAGAAAAGTCACAACGAAGCGCAAGCTCATCGTCACCGCGATCGCCTGGACGCTCGGCATTCTGATCTTCTTCCCGATTCTGTGGACCTTCCTGACCAGCTTCAAGTCGGAAGCCGACGCCATCGCCTCGCCGCCGCAGTTCCTGTTCTTCCACTGGACGACGGAGAATTATGCCGAGGTGCAGAGCCGGTCGAACTATCTCAGCCACTTCATGAACTCGGTGATCATCTCCTTCGGCTCGACGCTGATCGGCCTGATCATCGCGATTCCGGCCGCCTGGGCCATGGCGTTTTCGCCGACCAAGCGGACCAAGGACGTGCTGATGTGGATGCTGTCGACCAAGATGATGCCGCCGGTCGGCGCGTTGATCCCGATCTACCTGATGTTCCGCAATTCGGGCCTGCTCGATACGCGCACCGGCCTTGTGATCGTGCTGACGCTGATCAACCTGCCGATTATCGTCTGGATGCTCTACACCTACTTCAAGGAAATCCCCGGTGAAATCCTCGAAGCGGCGCGTATGGACGGGGCATCGCTGATGAAGGAGATCGTCTACGTGTTGACGCCGATGGCGGTGCCCGGCATTGCCTCGACGCTGCTTTTGAACATCATCCTCGCCTGGAACGAGGCGTTCTGGACGCTCAACCTCACCGCCTCCAAAGCGGCGCCGCTGACCGCCTTCATTGCCTCCTATTCCAGCCCCGAAGGCCTGTTCTATGCCAAGCTGTCGGCGGCATCGACGATGGCTATCGCGCCGATCCTGATCCTCGGCTGGTTCAGCCAGAAACAACTCGTCCGCGGCCTGACCTTCGGCGCAGTGAAATAA
- a CDS encoding sugar-binding transcriptional regulator: MAKRSETPARLDDAARAGWLYYVAGRTQDEIAASMGISRQSAQRLVSLAVAERLIKVRLDHPIAACLELAEQLRRKFGLKQVEVVPSDPGSSSTTVGIAEAAAAEIERWLKRPEPIVLAVGTGRTLKAAVDQLPVIECPNHRIVSLTGNIAPDGSAAYYNVIFSMADAVKARHFPMPLPVLVTSAEERELLHGQQLVRSTLDMSAQANVTFVGIGELGIDGPLCVDGFLEKDEMMELMRGGAVGEICGWIFDVDGRLLDNPINERVASAPIPSRDASMVIGLAKGKRKFKAIRAAVVGHQINGLITDEDTAEFLLRS; this comes from the coding sequence ATGGCAAAAAGATCCGAGACTCCCGCACGGCTCGACGATGCGGCGCGGGCCGGCTGGCTCTATTACGTCGCCGGGCGCACCCAGGACGAAATTGCCGCCTCGATGGGTATCTCGCGACAGTCGGCGCAGCGGCTGGTGTCGCTTGCCGTCGCCGAGCGTCTGATCAAGGTGCGGCTCGATCATCCGATCGCTGCCTGTCTTGAACTCGCCGAACAGTTGCGGCGAAAATTCGGACTGAAACAGGTGGAGGTGGTGCCGAGCGATCCCGGTTCGTCGTCGACCACCGTCGGAATCGCCGAGGCGGCGGCAGCCGAGATCGAGCGTTGGCTGAAGCGGCCGGAGCCGATCGTGCTTGCGGTCGGTACCGGCCGCACGCTGAAGGCGGCCGTCGATCAGCTTCCGGTGATCGAATGTCCCAATCACCGCATCGTTTCGCTGACCGGCAATATCGCACCGGACGGATCGGCGGCCTATTACAACGTCATCTTCAGCATGGCGGATGCGGTGAAGGCGCGGCACTTTCCGATGCCGCTGCCGGTGCTCGTCACCTCGGCCGAGGAGCGGGAGCTGCTGCACGGCCAGCAACTCGTGCGCTCGACGCTCGACATGAGCGCCCAGGCCAACGTCACCTTCGTCGGCATCGGCGAGCTCGGCATCGACGGTCCGCTCTGCGTCGACGGTTTTCTCGAGAAGGACGAGATGATGGAATTGATGCGCGGGGGCGCCGTCGGCGAGATCTGCGGCTGGATCTTCGATGTCGACGGCAGGTTGCTCGACAACCCGATCAACGAGCGCGTCGCATCGGCGCCGATCCCGTCCCGCGACGCGTCGATGGTCATTGGGCTGGCCAAGGGCAAGCGGAAATTCAAGGCGATCAGGGCGGCCGTTGTCGGCCATCAGATCAACGGCCTCATTACTGACGAAGACACGGCTGAGTTTTTGCTCAGGAGCTGA
- a CDS encoding ABC transporter ATP-binding protein, translating to MGSITLQKVSKVFGEAKVIPSIDLDIKDGEFVVFVGPSGCGKSTLLRLIAGLEDVSGGKIVIDGRDATEKAPSERGLAMVFQSYALYPHMSVRNNIAFPLKMAGVDKAEIDRKVTDAARVLNLTDYLERKPRQLSGGQRQRVAIGRAIVRQPSAFLFDEPLSNLDAALRVNMRLEISELHQQLKTTMVYVTHDQVEAMTMADKIVVLNRGNIEQVGSPLELYSRPRNLFVAGFIGSPKMNFIKGQNAAQLGAHTIGIRPEHMLLSMESGDWKGRVVVAEHLGSDTFLHIDAEDIGMVTARGSGDFAAKAGDTVYLTPDRSRIHKFNEGGLAI from the coding sequence ATGGGCAGCATTACCCTTCAGAAGGTTTCCAAGGTCTTCGGCGAAGCCAAGGTCATCCCTTCGATCGATCTCGACATCAAGGACGGCGAATTCGTTGTCTTCGTCGGTCCGTCGGGCTGCGGCAAGTCCACGCTGCTCAGGCTGATCGCCGGGCTCGAGGACGTTTCCGGCGGCAAGATCGTCATCGACGGCCGGGACGCCACCGAAAAGGCGCCGTCGGAGCGCGGGCTTGCCATGGTGTTCCAATCCTATGCGCTCTATCCGCATATGAGCGTGCGCAACAACATCGCCTTCCCGCTGAAGATGGCGGGCGTCGACAAGGCGGAGATCGACCGCAAGGTGACGGATGCCGCCCGGGTGCTGAACCTTACCGACTATCTCGAACGCAAGCCGCGCCAGCTGTCCGGCGGCCAGCGCCAGCGCGTGGCGATCGGCCGGGCCATTGTGCGTCAGCCTTCGGCCTTCCTGTTCGACGAACCGCTGTCGAACCTCGATGCGGCACTGCGCGTCAACATGCGCCTCGAAATCAGCGAGTTGCACCAGCAGCTGAAGACGACGATGGTCTACGTCACCCACGACCAGGTCGAGGCGATGACCATGGCCGACAAGATCGTCGTGTTGAACAGGGGCAATATCGAGCAGGTCGGCTCGCCGCTCGAGCTCTACAGCCGCCCGCGCAACCTGTTCGTCGCCGGCTTCATCGGCTCGCCGAAGATGAATTTCATCAAGGGGCAGAACGCGGCTCAGCTTGGAGCGCATACGATCGGCATCCGTCCCGAACATATGCTGCTGTCGATGGAGAGCGGCGACTGGAAGGGCAGGGTCGTGGTGGCCGAACATCTCGGTTCCGACACCTTCCTGCATATCGATGCCGAAGACATCGGCATGGTGACGGCGCGCGGCAGCGGCGATTTCGCCGCAAAGGCCGGTGATACCGTCTACCTGACGCCCGACCGTTCGCGTATTCACAAATTCAACGAGGGCGGTCTTGCCATCTAG
- a CDS encoding MurR/RpiR family transcriptional regulator: MEDFVQKLRQYAKTGTPAERRIAKYFTEHLNDLPFETAASVADRLDLSPMTVGRFLRALGYQGLDSVKVEIRETVTTSPAQLQSAMSELHQDAAEGKPLAVLVAEQIQALHHIYHLTAQPHWSEAVSLISTAREISIATHARLASLAHHFCQRLTQARDGVRTLDGADNRFAELFARLAVDDALLVIIDCRRFAKARLLARTARRYGYKVVLISPQQADWMADQSNVMLPLPPARAPDLDNLPPLIALLDCLSESVILEVGEEAALRRRRMMEFATVLGETANH, translated from the coding sequence ACGCCGTATCGCGAAATATTTCACCGAACACCTGAACGACCTGCCGTTCGAGACAGCGGCGTCCGTCGCCGACCGGCTGGATCTGTCGCCGATGACCGTCGGGCGCTTCCTGCGCGCGCTCGGCTACCAGGGATTGGACAGCGTCAAAGTAGAGATACGCGAGACCGTGACGACATCGCCGGCGCAATTGCAAAGCGCCATGAGCGAGCTGCATCAGGACGCCGCGGAGGGCAAACCGCTCGCCGTGCTGGTTGCCGAGCAGATCCAGGCGCTCCACCATATCTATCATCTGACGGCGCAGCCGCACTGGTCCGAAGCCGTCAGCTTGATCAGCACGGCCCGCGAAATATCGATCGCCACGCATGCCCGGCTGGCGAGCCTTGCCCATCATTTCTGCCAGCGGCTGACGCAAGCCCGTGACGGCGTGCGCACGCTCGACGGCGCCGACAACCGTTTTGCCGAACTCTTCGCCCGGCTGGCGGTCGACGACGCGCTGCTCGTCATCATCGATTGTCGCCGCTTCGCCAAGGCGCGCCTGCTTGCCCGAACCGCTCGGCGCTACGGCTATAAGGTCGTGCTCATTTCACCGCAGCAAGCGGACTGGATGGCGGATCAGTCGAATGTGATGCTGCCCTTGCCGCCCGCGCGCGCGCCCGATCTGGACAATCTTCCACCGCTGATCGCGTTGCTCGACTGCCTGTCGGAATCGGTCATCCTAGAAGTCGGGGAAGAGGCCGCCCTTCGCCGCCGCCGCATGATGGAATTCGCGACCGTCCTCGGTGAGACGGCGAACCACTAA
- a CDS encoding carbohydrate ABC transporter permease — MATLHTRSAARLMIAPSVLLLFAWMIVPLAMTIYFSLLNYNLLNPGMENFVGFLNYEYFLSDPAFIAALINTLLLVAGVLLITVIGGIAFALLLDQPMYGQGIVRILVIAPFFVMPTVAALVWKNMFMNPVNGLFAHLAKALGLQPIDWLANAPLFSVILIVAWQWLPFATLIMLTALQSLDEEQKEAAEMDGAGPISKFIYIILPHMARAITVVILIQTIFLLSVFAEILVTTNGGPGTDSTNLTYLVYAQALLQFDIGGASAGGIVAVILANIVAIFLVRLVGKNLEA; from the coding sequence ATGGCAACTTTACATACCCGCTCCGCTGCGCGCCTGATGATTGCGCCCTCCGTGCTGCTGCTCTTTGCGTGGATGATCGTCCCGCTGGCGATGACGATCTATTTCTCGCTGCTAAACTACAATCTGCTCAACCCCGGCATGGAAAACTTCGTCGGTTTCCTGAACTATGAATATTTCCTGTCCGACCCGGCCTTCATCGCGGCGCTGATCAATACGCTGCTGCTCGTCGCCGGCGTCCTGTTGATCACCGTCATCGGCGGCATCGCCTTTGCGCTGTTGCTCGACCAGCCGATGTACGGCCAGGGCATCGTGCGCATCCTGGTGATCGCGCCGTTCTTCGTCATGCCGACGGTGGCGGCGCTGGTCTGGAAGAACATGTTCATGAACCCGGTCAACGGCCTCTTTGCCCATCTTGCCAAGGCGCTCGGCCTGCAGCCGATCGACTGGCTGGCGAATGCGCCGCTGTTTTCCGTCATTCTCATCGTCGCCTGGCAATGGCTGCCCTTTGCCACCCTCATCATGCTGACGGCGCTGCAGTCGCTCGACGAGGAGCAGAAGGAAGCAGCCGAGATGGACGGCGCCGGGCCGATCTCGAAATTCATCTATATCATCCTGCCGCATATGGCCCGTGCCATCACCGTGGTGATCCTGATCCAGACAATCTTCCTGCTTTCGGTCTTCGCCGAAATCCTCGTCACCACCAATGGCGGGCCGGGCACCGACAGCACCAACCTTACCTATCTCGTCTATGCCCAGGCATTGCTGCAATTCGATATCGGCGGCGCATCGGCCGGCGGCATCGTGGCTGTTATCCTCGCCAATATCGTCGCGATCTTTCTCGTGCGCCTCGTCGGCAAGAATCTGGAGGCTTGA
- a CDS encoding sugar ABC transporter substrate-binding protein yields MTLRTFLLGACSALAFAGMASAETLTIATVNNGDMIRMQKLTDDFKAKNPGIDLEWVTLEENVLRQKVTTDIATKGGQYDVLTIGTYEVPIWAKQGWLVPLDNLGANYDVDDLLPAIRSGLTLDGKLYAAPFYGESSMVMYRKDLFDAAGLKMPDAPTWDFIADAARKITNKDKEVYGICLRGKAGWGENMAFLTAMSNSFGARWFDEKWKPQFDQPEWKDTLDFYVKLMKDAGPPGASSNGFNENLALFQTGKCGMWIDATVAASFVSNPKESTVADKVGFALAPDKGLGKRGNWLWAWSLAIPAGSQKAEAAEKFVAWATSKDYTNLVAEKEGWLNAPPGTRSSLYANAEYQKAAPFAKTTLDSINSADPSKPTVKPVPYVGVQFVAIPEFQGIGTAVGQQFSAALAGQISVDQALQSAQQLATREMTKAGYIK; encoded by the coding sequence ATGACATTGAGAACTTTTCTGCTGGGCGCCTGCTCAGCGCTGGCGTTTGCCGGCATGGCTTCGGCCGAGACGCTGACAATCGCAACCGTGAACAACGGCGACATGATCCGGATGCAGAAGCTGACGGATGATTTCAAGGCGAAGAATCCCGGCATCGACCTTGAATGGGTAACCCTCGAAGAAAACGTGCTGCGCCAGAAGGTCACGACCGACATCGCGACCAAGGGCGGCCAATACGACGTTCTGACGATCGGCACTTATGAAGTTCCGATCTGGGCAAAGCAGGGCTGGCTGGTGCCGCTCGACAATCTCGGCGCCAACTACGACGTCGACGACCTGCTGCCGGCGATCCGCAGCGGCCTGACCCTGGATGGCAAGCTCTATGCGGCGCCGTTCTACGGCGAAAGCTCGATGGTCATGTACCGCAAGGACCTGTTCGACGCCGCCGGCTTGAAGATGCCCGACGCCCCGACCTGGGACTTCATTGCGGATGCTGCCCGCAAGATCACCAACAAGGACAAGGAAGTCTACGGCATCTGCCTGCGCGGCAAGGCCGGCTGGGGCGAGAACATGGCCTTTCTGACGGCCATGTCCAATTCCTTCGGCGCGCGCTGGTTCGATGAAAAGTGGAAGCCGCAGTTCGATCAGCCGGAGTGGAAGGACACGCTCGATTTCTACGTCAAGCTGATGAAGGATGCCGGCCCTCCGGGCGCTTCCTCCAACGGCTTCAACGAGAACCTGGCACTGTTCCAGACCGGCAAGTGCGGCATGTGGATCGACGCGACCGTCGCTGCGTCCTTCGTCAGCAACCCGAAGGAATCGACCGTCGCCGACAAGGTCGGCTTCGCGCTCGCTCCGGACAAGGGTCTCGGCAAGCGCGGCAACTGGCTGTGGGCCTGGAGCCTCGCCATCCCGGCGGGTTCGCAGAAGGCCGAAGCCGCCGAAAAGTTCGTCGCCTGGGCCACGAGCAAGGATTACACCAACCTCGTTGCCGAGAAGGAAGGCTGGCTGAATGCACCTCCCGGTACCCGCAGCTCGCTCTATGCGAATGCGGAGTACCAAAAGGCGGCTCCCTTCGCCAAGACGACGCTCGACTCGATCAACTCGGCCGACCCGAGCAAGCCGACCGTCAAGCCGGTCCCCTATGTTGGCGTCCAGTTCGTGGCGATCCCGGAATTCCAGGGTATCGGCACGGCGGTGGGCCAGCAATTCTCGGCAGCCCTTGCCGGTCAGATTTCGGTCGACCAGGCCCTGCAGAGTGCACAGCAGCTGGCAACCCGCGAAATGACCAAGGCCGGCTACATCAAATAA
- a CDS encoding exopolysaccharide biosynthesis protein codes for MAADQSRERISIGDLFDTMGDRAIGALMLIFALPNAFPTPPGTSAVLGAPLVFLAAQLTFGMKPWLPKVIANRSMRREDFETIVGRIHRWLAWAERMLKPRLAIFAEPPAEYLAGAACLLLSIVLLLPVPLGNILPAITISVFAFGILGRDGLFALVGFVMTAVSLVIAGGVIYGLVKAAIYLIVQWFA; via the coding sequence ATGGCCGCCGATCAGAGCCGTGAGCGGATCTCGATCGGCGACCTGTTCGACACGATGGGTGACAGGGCGATCGGCGCGTTGATGCTGATCTTTGCCCTGCCGAACGCCTTTCCCACGCCGCCGGGCACGTCCGCCGTCCTCGGCGCGCCCTTGGTGTTCCTGGCAGCGCAACTGACCTTCGGGATGAAACCCTGGCTGCCTAAGGTGATTGCCAACCGTTCGATGCGGCGGGAGGATTTCGAGACTATCGTCGGCCGCATTCACCGCTGGCTCGCCTGGGCGGAGCGCATGTTGAAGCCGAGGCTGGCGATCTTTGCCGAGCCGCCGGCGGAATATCTCGCCGGGGCCGCATGCCTGCTGCTGTCGATCGTGCTGCTGCTGCCGGTCCCGCTCGGCAACATCCTGCCTGCGATCACCATTTCGGTCTTTGCTTTCGGCATATTGGGCCGTGACGGGCTCTTTGCGCTCGTCGGTTTCGTGATGACCGCGGTGTCGCTCGTCATCGCCGGCGGCGTGATCTACGGTCTGGTGAAGGCGGCGATCTATCTCATCGTGCAATGGTTTGCCTGA